A stretch of the Bradyrhizobium sp. CCBAU 53351 genome encodes the following:
- a CDS encoding DUF2336 domain-containing protein — translation MNGAKSLLQDLDDAIARGTDESRAKALWHATDILITGRYSDDEISTFGDVIGRLAEEIEVAARAQLSELMSACDHAPFNVIEKLALDDEIEVAGPVLRDSNRIDEKMLIESALTKSQSHLLAIAQRKSIGEAVTDVLVKRGNQEVVTSVAKNEGARFSGSGLLHMVRRAEGDSILAEQLGLRKDVPRHVFQQLISKASEDVRRRLETERPEMMAQIQSSVTEVTGDLQSKFGPSSRSYFVAKRVVTTQYRQGNLNQDSISNYARQHRFDEVQIGLSLLSSLPVDVIERALMDRNREMILVLCKALDFSWDTTMSLLFLGAKDHLITARELQDNEREYGRLKIETSRSILKFYQSRKTGTGNDTGRQPELQVH, via the coding sequence ATGAACGGGGCGAAATCGCTTCTGCAGGATCTGGACGACGCGATCGCGCGCGGCACCGACGAGAGCCGGGCGAAGGCGTTGTGGCATGCGACCGACATACTGATCACGGGCCGCTACAGCGACGACGAGATCAGCACGTTTGGCGACGTGATCGGCCGGCTCGCCGAGGAGATCGAGGTCGCCGCGCGGGCGCAGCTGTCGGAGCTGATGTCGGCTTGCGATCACGCTCCCTTCAACGTCATCGAGAAGCTCGCGCTCGACGACGAGATCGAGGTTGCCGGTCCCGTGCTGCGCGACTCCAACCGCATCGACGAGAAGATGCTGATCGAGAGCGCCCTGACCAAAAGCCAGTCGCATCTGCTGGCGATCGCGCAGCGCAAGTCGATCGGCGAGGCTGTGACCGACGTGCTCGTCAAGCGCGGCAACCAGGAGGTCGTGACGTCGGTTGCGAAGAACGAGGGCGCGCGCTTCTCCGGCTCGGGCCTCCTGCACATGGTCCGCCGCGCCGAGGGCGATTCGATCCTTGCCGAGCAGCTCGGCCTGCGCAAGGACGTGCCGCGCCACGTCTTCCAGCAGCTGATCTCGAAGGCCTCCGAAGACGTCCGCCGCCGCCTCGAGACCGAGCGACCCGAGATGATGGCGCAGATCCAGAGCTCGGTGACCGAGGTCACCGGCGATCTCCAGTCCAAATTCGGTCCGTCCTCGCGCAGCTATTTCGTCGCCAAGCGCGTGGTGACGACGCAGTACCGCCAGGGCAACCTCAATCAGGACTCGATCTCGAATTATGCACGCCAGCACCGCTTCGACGAGGTGCAGATCGGCCTGTCGCTGCTCTCCTCGCTCCCGGTCGACGTGATCGAGCGCGCGCTGATGGACCGCAACCGCGAGATGATCCTGGTCCTGTGCAAGGCGCTCGACTTCTCCTGGGATACCACGATGTCGCTGCTGTTCCTCGGCGCCAAGGATCACCTGATCACGGCGCGCGAGCTGCAGGACAACGAGCGCGAATACGGTCGCCTCAAGATCGAGACTTCGCGCAGCATCTTGAAGTTCTACCAGTCGCGCAAGACCGGCACCGGTAACGACACGGGCCGTCAGCCCGAGCTCCAAGTTCACTGA
- a CDS encoding AsmA-like C-terminal region-containing protein — MQTTLLGLAIAFIIALLAALIGPYYVDWNQFRPQFEAEAGKIIGVPVRVAGELDARLLPAPTLRLRQVTFGGNNDLGRLRADKLDVEFSLSSLMRGEWRATELSVGGMAVDLGLDARGRVDLPSTASGTFNLASLAIERLNLTGRIALHDAASRSTLELNDIAFSGDVRSLAGSVRGDGRFTANGVRYPFRVSSGPSPDGSATRLHLNIDPGERAILADLEGVLAFDNRLPKFEGALTLAVPAAKKAGEAGPTPWKLTTKLKAEPAGAKFEQIDANFGPEDSALKLGGVGDLKFGASPLLRAVLSARQVDADKLAAKNTDKDDAEPLRILPALRAGLAAIPQAPIPTQIEFNSDQIMLGGRPLQNITAELQTDGRSWTFQRLELRAPGMTQLSLNGATPGADSFSGRLSVESSDPDTLVAWLQGRSEINRRSTRPLRLAGDVTVAANHLAVDKLKADIEGGTVEGRIAFVQSGASKGSRVDADLKADRLDLDAAASFVRALAGPQGEWPEEAKLSLDIGRAISAGQELRPFAAKLAYGPASLSLEQLRFGQAGGVTTEASGSFDRAKATGKLALKSSANSLRELTALIEPFAPSVRARFDALPPLAGATRLKLDLSLDKNAEHADRSNARAVLDLDAPQLKATATLAAQMPAAAIGGIDLNRLQSSDFTLDSKVSTPQAGALLALLGLDRVVAAGEGASQFEGKLTGAWRRPLQVSAKLSGGGLDADAQGSVELSEPKGSVNLRVRNVNLAPLLGVSRTDKSAQNVSLSSRVGLSGNRLTFDDLDGNAAGSHLRGHLAVMLDSDKSVDGEVGLDTLDLAPALAMAIGAAGHDASEPLGAGLITGWRGRIAFQALRGTLPGGIELRPFGGTIRSDGQSLALDALKGGVGGGEMSASFDARNGANGLALNARIELGNVDAAALRYRDLALPKGRASVQMALTSQGRSVAALTGALAGNGTVTLDSAEISGLNPRAFEIAIRASDGGQVSDDNRLRQLVEPALAAAPIAVASAQIPFTIRDGRLRVGATPLEAKNARAIVSGGYDIPADQADIRASLTPIMTGLSGAPPEIQLFAAGPPDKLNRTIDLAPLSSWLAVRTIDRETRRLDAIERGEPPPATAALPTLVSPDPAPEQAPANVPLPGQDPRRAPLKPKAAPTPKAPQAAPAAPSPPLASQQLAPLPPAIDVRPAPGPPPAKPRPKPPLVLTPQNP; from the coding sequence GTGCAGACGACGCTGCTCGGATTGGCGATTGCCTTCATCATTGCGCTGCTGGCCGCGCTGATCGGGCCTTACTACGTCGACTGGAACCAGTTCAGGCCCCAGTTCGAGGCGGAGGCTGGCAAGATCATCGGCGTGCCGGTGCGGGTCGCTGGGGAGCTTGACGCGCGGCTGTTGCCGGCGCCGACGCTGCGGCTGCGCCAGGTCACCTTCGGCGGCAACAACGATCTCGGCCGGCTGCGTGCCGACAAGCTCGACGTCGAGTTCAGCCTCAGCTCCCTGATGCGGGGGGAATGGCGCGCCACCGAGCTTTCGGTGGGCGGCATGGCGGTCGATCTCGGCCTCGATGCGCGGGGGCGGGTCGATCTGCCCTCCACCGCGAGCGGCACCTTCAATCTGGCCTCGCTGGCCATCGAGCGGCTCAATCTCACCGGCCGCATCGCCCTGCACGATGCCGCCAGCCGCTCGACGCTGGAGCTGAACGACATCGCCTTCTCCGGCGACGTTCGCTCGCTGGCGGGCTCGGTGCGCGGCGACGGCCGCTTCACCGCCAACGGGGTGCGCTATCCGTTCCGCGTCTCGTCCGGTCCGAGCCCCGACGGCAGTGCCACCCGTCTCCACCTCAACATCGATCCCGGCGAGCGCGCCATCCTCGCCGATCTCGAAGGCGTGCTCGCCTTCGACAATCGCTTGCCGAAATTCGAGGGCGCGCTGACGCTGGCCGTGCCCGCTGCGAAGAAGGCCGGCGAGGCGGGGCCGACGCCGTGGAAGCTCACGACCAAGCTGAAGGCGGAGCCGGCCGGTGCCAAGTTCGAGCAGATCGATGCGAACTTCGGCCCGGAAGACAGCGCGCTGAAGCTCGGCGGCGTCGGCGACCTCAAATTCGGCGCCTCGCCGCTGCTGCGCGCGGTGCTGTCGGCGCGGCAGGTCGATGCCGACAAGCTCGCAGCCAAGAATACGGACAAGGACGATGCCGAGCCGCTGCGCATCCTGCCGGCGCTGCGCGCAGGCCTCGCCGCGATTCCGCAGGCGCCGATCCCGACCCAGATCGAGTTCAACTCCGACCAGATCATGCTCGGCGGCCGTCCGCTGCAGAACATCACGGCCGAGCTCCAGACCGACGGACGGTCCTGGACCTTCCAGCGGCTCGAGCTGCGCGCGCCCGGCATGACGCAGCTCTCGCTCAATGGCGCGACACCAGGCGCCGACAGTTTCAGCGGCCGTCTTTCCGTCGAATCCTCCGATCCCGATACGCTGGTGGCCTGGCTGCAGGGCCGCAGCGAGATCAACCGCCGCAGCACGCGGCCGCTGCGCCTTGCCGGCGACGTCACCGTCGCCGCCAATCATCTCGCCGTCGACAAGCTCAAGGCCGACATCGAAGGCGGCACCGTCGAAGGCCGCATCGCCTTCGTGCAGTCAGGCGCGAGCAAGGGCTCGCGGGTCGACGCCGACCTCAAGGCCGACCGTCTCGACCTCGACGCCGCCGCAAGCTTCGTGCGCGCGCTCGCGGGACCGCAAGGCGAGTGGCCGGAAGAAGCAAAACTTTCGCTCGACATCGGCCGCGCGATCTCCGCCGGCCAGGAGCTGCGGCCGTTCGCGGCCAAGCTTGCCTACGGCCCCGCATCGCTGTCGCTGGAGCAGCTGCGTTTCGGTCAGGCCGGCGGCGTCACCACCGAGGCGAGCGGCAGCTTCGACCGTGCCAAGGCCACCGGCAAGCTCGCGCTGAAATCCTCAGCCAATTCGCTGCGCGAGCTCACCGCGCTGATCGAGCCGTTCGCGCCTTCGGTCCGTGCGCGCTTCGATGCTCTTCCGCCGCTGGCCGGCGCGACGCGCCTCAAGCTCGATCTCAGCCTCGACAAGAATGCCGAGCATGCCGATCGCAGCAATGCCCGCGCCGTGCTCGATCTCGACGCGCCGCAGCTCAAGGCGACCGCGACGCTGGCCGCGCAGATGCCGGCAGCCGCCATCGGCGGCATCGATCTCAACCGCCTGCAGAGCAGCGACTTCACGCTGGACTCGAAGGTGTCGACGCCGCAGGCCGGCGCGCTGCTGGCGCTGCTTGGGCTCGATCGCGTGGTGGCCGCAGGCGAGGGCGCCTCGCAGTTCGAGGGCAAGCTGACCGGTGCCTGGCGGCGGCCGTTGCAAGTGAGTGCAAAGCTCAGCGGCGGCGGGCTGGATGCCGACGCGCAAGGCAGCGTCGAATTGTCGGAGCCGAAGGGCAGCGTGAACTTACGTGTGCGCAACGTCAACCTGGCGCCGCTGCTCGGCGTCAGCCGGACCGACAAATCGGCGCAGAACGTCAGCCTGTCCTCGCGCGTCGGGCTTTCAGGCAATCGCCTGACCTTCGACGATCTCGACGGCAATGCGGCCGGCTCGCATCTGCGCGGCCATCTGGCGGTGATGCTGGATTCCGACAAGAGTGTCGACGGCGAAGTCGGTCTCGATACGCTCGATCTGGCGCCGGCGCTCGCGATGGCGATCGGCGCAGCCGGGCACGATGCGAGCGAACCCCTGGGTGCAGGGCTCATCACCGGCTGGCGCGGCCGGATCGCCTTCCAGGCGTTGCGCGGCACGTTGCCCGGCGGCATCGAGCTGCGCCCGTTCGGCGGCACGATCCGCAGCGACGGCCAGTCGCTCGCGCTCGATGCGCTGAAGGGCGGCGTTGGCGGCGGCGAGATGTCGGCGAGCTTTGACGCGCGCAACGGTGCCAATGGCCTTGCTCTGAACGCGCGCATCGAGCTCGGCAATGTCGATGCGGCGGCGCTGCGCTACCGCGATCTGGCGCTGCCGAAGGGGCGCGCCTCGGTGCAGATGGCGTTGACCAGCCAGGGCCGCAGCGTCGCGGCGCTCACCGGCGCGCTCGCCGGCAACGGCACGGTGACGCTGGACTCCGCGGAAATCAGCGGCCTCAATCCGCGCGCCTTCGAGATCGCGATCCGCGCCAGCGACGGCGGCCAGGTCTCAGACGACAACCGCTTGCGGCAGCTGGTCGAGCCCGCGCTTGCCGCCGCGCCGATCGCGGTGGCCTCCGCGCAGATTCCGTTCACGATCCGCGATGGCCGCTTGCGGGTCGGCGCGACGCCGCTGGAAGCCAAGAACGCCCGCGCCATCGTTTCCGGCGGCTACGACATTCCCGCCGACCAGGCCGACATCCGCGCCAGCCTGACGCCGATCATGACCGGCCTCTCCGGCGCTCCGCCGGAGATTCAGCTGTTCGCGGCGGGGCCTCCCGACAAGCTCAATCGCACGATCGATCTCGCGCCGTTGTCGTCCTGGCTTGCAGTGCGCACGATCGACCGCGAGACGCGCCGGCTGGATGCCATCGAGCGTGGCGAGCCACCGCCGGCGACGGCGGCGCTGCCGACGCTGGTGTCTCCTGATCCGGCCCCTGAGCAGGCGCCCGCCAATGTGCCGCTGCCGGGCCAGGATCCGCGCCGCGCGCCGTTGAAGCCAAAGGCCGCGCCGACGCCGAAGGCCCCACAGGCCGCTCCCGCTGCGCCGAGCCCGCCGCTCGCCAGCCAGCAGCTCGCGCCGCTGCCGCCGGCCATCGACGTCAGGCCTGCCCCGGGTCCGCCGCCCGCAAAGCCGAGGCCGAAGCCGCCGCTGGTGCTGACGCCGCAAAATCCATGA
- a CDS encoding cytochrome P450, with protein sequence MNEHVQGAGGAPLFNPLSPDFIRDPYPHYDRLRRIDPVHVTPFGQFVTSRHADVSLVMRDKRFGKDFVERSKRRYSDKIMDEPVFRSMSHWMLQADPPDHTRLRGLVVKAFTARRVEDMRPRIQQVVDQAIDAVIDRGHMDLIEDFAFRLPVTIICDMLGIPEDHREVFYKNSGDGGRLLDPVPLTPEEIQKGNAGNLMAQMYFQQLFELRRKNPGDDLTTQLVQAEEDGNKLTNEELTANIILLFGAGHETTVNLIGNGLLALHRNPDQLALLKARPELMEGAIEEFLRYDSSVQMTGRVALEDIEDLGGKRIPRGETVLCLLGSANRDPAVYPDRPDRLDVTRANVKPLSFGGGIHFCLGAQLARIEAEIAIATLLRRLPDLRIDDVENPEWRPTFVLRGLKRLPASW encoded by the coding sequence ATGAACGAGCACGTGCAAGGCGCCGGCGGCGCGCCGCTGTTCAACCCGCTCTCGCCGGATTTCATCCGCGATCCCTATCCGCATTACGACCGGCTGCGCAGGATCGATCCGGTCCATGTGACGCCGTTCGGCCAGTTCGTTACCAGCCGCCATGCCGACGTCAGCCTGGTGATGCGCGACAAGCGCTTCGGCAAGGACTTCGTCGAGCGCTCCAAGCGCCGCTACAGCGACAAGATCATGGACGAGCCGGTGTTCCGCAGCATGAGCCACTGGATGCTGCAGGCCGATCCGCCCGATCACACCCGCCTGCGCGGCCTCGTCGTGAAGGCCTTCACCGCGCGCCGCGTCGAGGACATGCGGCCCCGCATCCAGCAGGTCGTCGACCAGGCGATCGATGCCGTGATCGACCGCGGCCACATGGACCTGATCGAGGATTTCGCCTTCCGCCTGCCCGTCACCATCATCTGCGACATGCTCGGCATCCCCGAGGACCATCGCGAGGTCTTCTACAAGAACTCGGGCGACGGCGGGCGGCTGCTCGACCCCGTGCCCCTCACGCCCGAGGAGATCCAGAAGGGCAACGCGGGCAACCTGATGGCGCAGATGTATTTCCAGCAGCTGTTCGAGCTGCGCCGCAAGAATCCCGGAGACGACCTCACCACCCAGCTGGTGCAGGCCGAGGAAGACGGCAACAAGCTTACCAATGAGGAGCTGACCGCCAACATCATCCTGTTGTTCGGCGCCGGCCACGAGACCACGGTCAATTTGATCGGCAACGGCCTGCTCGCGCTTCACCGCAATCCGGACCAGCTCGCGCTGCTCAAGGCGCGGCCCGAGCTGATGGAGGGCGCGATCGAGGAGTTTCTGCGCTACGATTCCTCGGTGCAGATGACCGGCCGCGTCGCGCTGGAGGATATCGAGGATCTCGGCGGCAAGCGGATCCCCAGGGGGGAGACCGTGCTGTGCCTGCTCGGCTCGGCCAACCGCGATCCGGCGGTCTACCCTGACAGGCCGGACCGGCTCGATGTCACCCGGGCGAACGTGAAGCCGCTGTCGTTCGGCGGCGGCATCCATTTCTGCCTGGGGGCCCAATTGGCGCGCATCGAGGCCGAGATCGCCATCGCGACGCTGCTGCGGCGGCTGCCGGACTTGCGTATCGACGACGTCGAAAACCCGGAATGGCGGCCGACCTTCGTGCTGCGCGGCCTCAAGCGGCTGCCGGCGAGCTGGTGA
- a CDS encoding TetR/AcrR family transcriptional regulator codes for MSRVRTRPTRDDTRDKLFEAAARVFEEDGIGGASIEAIAAAAGFTRGAFYSNFKSKDELIIAMLENHVEQSIRRNMDILAEHDNLDDFIDALKTMDRSKQDPLGRSPLLHIEMILFVARAEKRRPELAKRLRARRKLIADIVEATLRSNGRNTNLNPPWMASVVLALEDGFRLHRLIDPETTPADSFLRAITDLRRRTGLASSQGEAS; via the coding sequence ATGTCAAGGGTGAGAACCAGGCCGACCAGGGACGATACGCGCGACAAATTGTTCGAAGCGGCCGCGCGCGTGTTCGAGGAGGACGGCATCGGCGGCGCCAGCATCGAGGCGATCGCGGCGGCGGCAGGCTTCACCCGCGGCGCGTTCTATTCGAACTTCAAAAGCAAGGACGAGCTGATCATCGCCATGCTCGAGAACCATGTCGAGCAGTCGATCCGGCGCAACATGGACATCCTCGCCGAGCACGACAATCTCGACGATTTCATCGACGCGTTGAAGACGATGGACCGCAGCAAGCAGGATCCGCTCGGCCGTTCGCCGCTGCTGCACATCGAGATGATCCTGTTCGTCGCGCGCGCCGAGAAGCGCCGGCCAGAACTTGCCAAACGTCTGCGCGCGCGGCGCAAGCTGATCGCCGACATCGTCGAGGCCACGTTGAGAAGCAACGGACGCAACACCAATCTGAACCCGCCCTGGATGGCGTCGGTGGTGCTGGCGCTGGAAGACGGCTTTCGCCTGCACCGGCTGATCGATCCCGAGACGACGCCGGCCGACAGTTTTCTGCGTGCGATCACCGATCTCAGGCGCAGGACGGGGTTGGCGTCGAGCCAGGGCGAAGCGTCGTAA